A window of Nitrosopumilus sp. b3 contains these coding sequences:
- the cobO gene encoding cob(I)yrinic acid a,c-diamide adenosyltransferase produces the protein MEEDGLTIVYTGKGKGKTTAALGIALRATGYKKKTCMIQFIKGSWHYGEMDSSKKLEPEFEMVAIGKGFVGIIDDKSPKEDHQQIAKEAIRISNEKIQSGNYDIVILDEINYAVNLNLISVDDVLNIIKSKPRGVDLVLTGNYAKDEIIEIADLVTEMREIKHPFQKGIKAKKGIDF, from the coding sequence ATGGAAGAAGATGGATTAACCATTGTTTATACTGGAAAAGGTAAAGGTAAAACAACTGCAGCCTTAGGAATTGCATTACGTGCAACAGGATACAAAAAGAAAACTTGTATGATTCAATTTATCAAAGGTTCATGGCACTATGGTGAAATGGATTCATCTAAAAAACTTGAACCAGAATTTGAGATGGTTGCAATTGGGAAAGGATTTGTCGGCATAATTGATGATAAAAGTCCAAAAGAAGATCATCAACAAATTGCAAAAGAGGCAATAAGAATTAGTAATGAAAAAATTCAGTCAGGAAATTACGACATAGTTATTTTAGATGAGATAAATTATGCAGTTAATCTTAATTTGATTTCAGTTGATGATGTTTTAAACATTATAAAATCAAAACCAAGAGGCGTAGATTTGGTATTAACTGGCAATTATGCTAAAGATGAAATCATTGAAATTGCGGATTTGGTTACGGAGATGAGAGAGATAAAACATCCATTTCAGAAGGGCATAAAGGCAAAGAAAGGTATTGATTTCTAG
- a CDS encoding RNA-protein complex protein Nop10 — MKFQLRKCIKCNQYTLKEKCIKCNEKTISAHPAKFSPDDKYMRYRLAERYN, encoded by the coding sequence ATGAAATTTCAATTAAGAAAATGTATTAAATGTAATCAGTATACTTTAAAAGAAAAATGTATTAAATGTAATGAAAAAACAATATCTGCACATCCAGCTAAATTTTCACCTGATGATAAATATATGAGATATAGATTAGCCGAGAGATATAATTAA
- a CDS encoding translation initiation factor IF-2 subunit alpha: protein MSTEIQEMPEQGEIILATVTKVMDHGAYVTLDEYDDIQGFLHISEIAPGWIRSVSRFVKDGEKKVLLVKKVNSKRGDIDLSLKQVSKDQKKQKLKEVKKFEKGKTLLQNVQEKAKLSDEEIEKLEDNIYSKFDSVYDAFIEIARNGIESVKDLKLAKKTATVIGEICSKIKLPSVEIRGIMEITSNKSDGVEIIKKELLAVLKKDPTIDITYLGAPKYRLSITSENFKSAEKSLKPIIEEIQTNIEKKKGSFKFTREESKKTREN, encoded by the coding sequence ATGTCTACTGAAATCCAAGAAATGCCTGAACAGGGAGAGATAATACTTGCTACAGTTACCAAAGTAATGGATCATGGGGCATATGTAACCCTTGATGAATATGATGATATCCAAGGATTTTTGCATATTTCAGAGATTGCACCGGGTTGGATAAGATCAGTTAGCAGGTTTGTCAAAGACGGGGAGAAAAAAGTACTACTAGTAAAAAAAGTTAATTCTAAAAGAGGGGATATAGATCTATCATTAAAACAAGTATCAAAGGATCAGAAAAAACAAAAACTAAAAGAAGTTAAAAAATTTGAAAAAGGTAAAACGCTATTACAAAATGTTCAGGAAAAGGCAAAACTTTCAGATGAAGAAATTGAAAAATTGGAAGATAATATTTATTCAAAATTTGATTCTGTATATGATGCATTCATAGAGATTGCAAGAAATGGTATAGAATCTGTCAAAGATCTTAAACTGGCAAAAAAAACTGCAACGGTAATTGGAGAGATATGTTCTAAAATTAAACTACCATCAGTGGAAATTAGAGGAATTATGGAGATTACAAGTAACAAATCAGATGGAGTAGAAATAATTAAAAAAGAATTACTAGCTGTTTTGAAAAAAGATCCAACAATAGATATTACTTATTTGGGTGCACCAAAATATCGATTATCAATTACTTCAGAGAATTTCAAATCTGCGGAAAAATCCCTAAAACCAATAATTGAAGAAATTCAAACTAACATAGAAAAAAAGAAAGGCTCATTCAAATTTACTAGAGAAGAATCAAAGAAAACAAGAGAAAATTAA